The Diadema setosum chromosome 12, eeDiaSeto1, whole genome shotgun sequence genome has a segment encoding these proteins:
- the LOC140235586 gene encoding uncharacterized protein, which yields MASYSLYNRLGLLSITLFLLSVLLFWTALSDSSMLWLRLISGTLGLCLLMISFLYAWILFQQPTPRQTLTTVTAHFLLRFLMNQFGKREGRKLLKLCENPMHHQERLLREIIKRNGPTVYGRDHRLMEINSLEQFRRQHPLTNYEHFRNYVDRMIEGERDVLIHGLPTSYIRTTGTTGKSKYIPQINRMRLISHAMVIMTRVYNDLYQVGPLKKTLYFYVAPEILKTKSGVDIETGATIPEGYDLRLSGFSTPPAGYKITTLHEALYVQLLFGLLDPDIGAMILGFVHFLESAMKMLETNWKQLVYDIKHGTLNPALKLPATIRRELSEDLARHGPDPKRAAQLEKEFEKGFHRIIKRIWPCIPGIHGIDSSNSWPRISQTCAEGLPLVTLVYGCSEAFMCVSPGPKFLRSGYLPIVNQVLFEFIREEDMGLDKPKTFFLNEVEKGQNYEIVVTQGLGLYRYRLGDVVRIEDFYENAPVIEFLYRTGQMLNLRFEKLDQTVVLESVRAAVNRWPGRCMLEFAVAESTILTKDCPVAEPDELAPYYLFFIELLEIGKPLSDAEKRAIDEELRLRNSDYERLRREVSISHPRVLVVRPGTFDDLKDYLLANTGATANQYKVPRKLRTYAMVDTLLKGVV from the exons ATGGCGTCCTATTCTCTTTACAATCGTTTGGGCTTACTAAGCATCACGTTATTTCTCCTATCGGTACTACTCTTCTGGACTGCTCTGTCTGATTCATCGATGTTGTGGCTTCGTCTCATATCTG GTACTCTTGGCCTATGTCTTCTAATGATATCTTTTCTTTATGCCTGGATTCTCTTCCAACAACCAACACCGCGACAAACCCTAACAACTGTCACTGCACACTTTCTTTTAAGGTTTTTGATGAACCAATTTGGAAAGCGAGAAGGTAGAAAGCTTTTGAAACTCTGTGAGAATCCAATGCATCATCAAGAGCGTCTGTTGCGAGAAATAATCAAGCGGAATGGACCCACCGTGTACGGGCGAGATCATCGCCTCATGGAGATAAATTCACTTGAGCAATTTCGCAGGCAACATCCTCTCACAAACTATGAGCACTTCCGGAACTACGTTGATCGAATGATAGAAGGCGAACGAGACGTCCTCATTCACGGTCTTCCCACGTCGTATATCAGGACAACTGGAACAACGGGCAAATCAAAATATATCCCCCAGATTAATCGAATGAGGCTCATATCTCATGCCATGGTCATAATGACCCGTGTGTACAACGATCTTTACCAAGTTGGTCCACTTAAGAAGACGCTCTACTTTTATGTTGCACcagaaattttgaaaacaaagtCAGGGGTGGATATCGAGACAGGAGCGACGATTCCTGAGGGGTACGACCTGCGCCTTAGTGGCTTCTCCACGCCCCCTGCTGGATACAAGATCACCACCTTACACGAAGCCCTATATGTGCAGTTACTTTTTGGCCTCCTAGATCCAGATATAGGTGCCATGATATTGGGGTTTGTTCACTTCCTGGAGAGTGCCATGAAGATGTTGGAGACCAACTGGAAACAACTCGTTTATGACATAAAGCATGGAACTCTTAATCCAGCACTGAAGCTCCCAGCCACGATACGCCGAGAACTTTCTGAAGACCTCGCCAGACATGGACCCGACCCGAAGAGAGCCGCTCAACTTGAGAAGGAGTTTGAAAAGGGTTTCCATCGGATCATCAAGAGAATTTGGCCTTGTATTCCCGGCATCCATGGTATCGACTCATCGAATAGCTGGCCACGGATTAGTCAGACGTGCGCTGAAG GACTGCCTTTAGTTACGCTAGTTTACGGGTGTTCAGAGGCCTTCATGTGCGTCAGTCCAGGGCCAAAGTTCCTCAGAAGTGGCTACCTGCCTATCGTCAACCAGGTTTTGTTTGAATTCATCAGAGAGGAAGACAT GGGCCTGGATAAACCGAAGACCTTCTTCTTGAATGAGGTCGAGAAAGGACAGAATTATGAAATAGTTGTCACTCAAGGCTTAGGGCTGTATCGATATCGGTTGGGAGATGTGGTGCGAATCGAAGACTTCTATGAGAATGCCCCTGTCATTGAATTCCTGTACAG GACTGGTCAAATGTTGAATCTCCGTTTTGAAAAGCTGGACCAAACCGTGGTATTGGAGAGTGTAAGAGCAGCGGTCAACCGCTGGCCTGGAAGATGCATGCTGGAATTCGCCGTGGCTGAAAGCACAATTCTTACTAAGGACTGCCCAG TGGCTGAACCGGATGAACTAGCGCCTTACTATCTCTTCTTCATCGAGCTACTGGAAATAGGCAAACCTCTTTCGGATGCAGAAAAGCGAGCA ATTGACGAAGAGCTGCGACTGCGCAACAGTGACTACGAACGTCTCCGTCGCGAAGTGTCCATCTCCCATCCAAGAGTCTTGGTTGTTCGACCCGGAACCTTTGACGATCTCAAGGACTATTTGTTGGCAAACACAGGAGCAACTGCCAACCAGTACAAGGTTCCCCGCAAATTGCGCACCTATGCCATGGTGGATACTTTACTAAAGGGAGTGGTGTAA